In a genomic window of Chrysemys picta bellii isolate R12L10 chromosome 1, ASM1138683v2, whole genome shotgun sequence:
- the LOC101948661 gene encoding olfactory receptor 2AT4-like — protein sequence MSDALERMNRTDVFNNQTMNNCNSNSSAKDFYLIGFPALQDFQIPLFLVFLLFFLLILIVNIIIIAVVVVDQTLHKPMYFFLTNLSALDILVTTTTIPKMLAMFLVNAKTISFHVCFLQMYCFHGLAVTESLLLVVMSYDRYEAICNPLHYPVKMTKRVNIQLAACAWVTALLIPIPAVFQTSQLRFGETTTVYHCFCDHLAVVQAACSDFSASFQTFLGFSIAMTVSVVPLMLVILSYVHIIISILKINSKVGRSKAFSTCTSHLIVVGTYYSSIALAYISYRTDVPIDIHVMTNVILAILTPLVNPLIYTLRNKEVKCAVKKILKIFPPSTKL from the exons atgtcagatgccctggagagaatgaacagaacag ATGTTTTCAACAATCAGACTATGAATAACTGCAACAGCAATTCTTCTGCTAAAGACTTTTATCTCATTGGATTTCCTGCACTTCAAGATTTCCAGATCCCTCTTTTCCTTGTATTTTTGTTATTCTTCCTGCTAATACTAATTGTTAATATCATTATTATAGCTGTAGTTGTGGTCGATCAAACACTTCACAaacccatgtactttttcctaacTAATCTCTCTGCCTTAGATATACTGGTTACAACTACTACCATTCCCAAAATGTTGGCAATGTTTCTGGTCAATGCCAAAACTATTTCTTTTCATGTCTGCTTTCTGCAGATGTATTGTTTTCATGGTCTCGCAGTGACTGAATCGCTGCTTCTTGTAGTCATGTCTTATGATCGTTATGAAGCAATTTGTAATCCTTTGCATTACCCAGTTAAAATGACAAAGAGAGTAAACATTCAACTGGCAGCATGTGCCTGGGTAACTGCATTGTTAATACCAATACCTGCTGTCTTCCAGACCTCTCAGTTAAGATTTGGTGAAACAACCACAGTTTACCATTGCTTTTGTGATCACCTGGCAGTTGTGCAAGCAGCATGTTCAGATTTCAGTGCCTCTTTTCAGACTTTCTTGGGGTTTTCCATTGCCATGACTGTTTCAGTCGTGCCACTTATGCTTGTCATCTTATCATATGTTCACATCATTATCTCCATATTAAAGATCAACTCTAAAGTAGGTCGCAGTAAGGCATTTTCTACTTGCACTTCCCATTTGATTGTGGTTGGCACTTACTATTCATCCATTGCCCTGGCGTATATTTCCTACAGAACAGACGTGCCCATTGATATCCATGTAATGACCAATGTTATTTTGGCTATTTTAACTCCTTTGGTAAATCCACTCATTTATACTTTGCGAAACAAGGAAGTAAAATGTGCAGTAAAAAAGATTCTGAAGATCTTTCCTCCTTCTACAAAACTGTAA